The DNA window AGAGGACTCGCGCCGGCAGTACCCTCAGTTCTCGATTGCCGTCCATCGAGATGCGCTCGAGGTTCACGTTGTCGGCGAAGGCCCGCGCGTTCACGTTCGAGATCGTGCAGTCGTTCAGCTCCAAGTTCCTCAGCTCGAACAAGTTGCGGAAGGCCACGGCCTCCAGGGACCCGAGAGGATTCTCGCTTAAAACGAGACCCGTCAGAACGGTCAATCTGGCCAGAGCGGCCGTAGGCACGGAAGTCAGATTGTTCCCGGACAAGTCCAGATACAGAAGATCCGGCAGATGGTCGAAGGCGTCGTCAGCGATGTACCTGATGACGTTGTTCGCCAGATTTAGGGAGACCAGCGAGGGTAACGACGGCAGGGAATCTCGGTCGAGCTCCAGTATCAAGTTATCCGATAAGTCTACGCGCTCGAGGCTCGGTGCAAGAGCCAAATTGCTCGTCGGCACATCCAACAGCGCATTCTTGTTCAAAATCAAAGTTCGTATCTTGTGCAAGTTCTTCAGCAACTCGCCGCTCAGACTTGTGAGCGAATTGTTGCTTAGGTTCAGCATCTCCAGCTCGCTGGTAGACTTGAACGCCTGCTTGGATATCTCCGAGATATCATTGCCGGCCAAGTTCAATTCCTTCAACGACGTCAGCCCGTCTAGGGTGGTTCTCGCCAAAGTGTGGATCACATTGTTGCTGATGTTAAGCGCGAGCAGGTTTTGCTGCATGGCGAAGTTCGCCAACCCCAGCGTGTGAAGGGCATTCGAGCTCAGGTCAAGGCTCTCCAGATTCCCGTAGAAGCCGAAACTGAGGTGCACGTTGGTCACGCGATTGTTCGACAGGTCTAAGTGGCGGATCTCCGGGTTCAGCTGAATCGGCACGACCTCAAGGCCGGCGTAGGCGCACGAGACCCGTAGGCTCTCGTCGTCGCATCGGCATCGCGCCGGGCAGAGGCCACTAGCCACGACTGTCATCACGGCAGCCATCGCTATCGCGATCGGCAGCGTCGACAGCGACGACGGCCCACGCGATGCCATTCCATATGAGCTCCTTCCGGACTGGAGCTGCCCTGCAACAGAAACCAACAACGGGAACGTTATCGATAGGTACGAACGTTTAGTGAGACCCTATGACGATTATGAGTAGAGAAGAAATGCCACGGGTaacttatcaaaataataaaattgaacgaTAAACTTCCGACATTTGTctacatgttttattataagatttttatttgtcccGAGGAACGTTTCAACAGTTTTTAATCAtccgtaatttaaaaaaatagtcgGAACAAACACGTTTGCGGAAATGAGATATCATTCAATGCGAATTTGTCTCAATACTGTGACATTTGCTATACGCCagtatttatagaattatacaTCTCAAAGCGCTATAGAAATTGCTGCATCATCCGCGCGGTTGCAATTATCCCTTTAATGACCGtgtttaatgatattaattgcGTGTTAATTTCTCGTTTTGAAATAGTCTATCAAAATTCCACTTGTTCAACCGGACTGATGTAGCACTATCATTACAATCAACTGGGGTCGCGATAATGcgcgaaataatttaattgtacgaGCGCTTAAAGGGCCGTAAATAAAACCGAAGAGCGTTAAAGCACGAGCACGCGCGAGCCTCAGCCCGGATTCGGGCAattagaaaacatttattacgCCCTATCGTGCTTGTTCGCGCAAACGCGAAAATTCTTCGCGCTTTATACACGCTGCATACCGCGGTATGCGCGATTACACGAACGATATTCCTGTATCATGAAGCTGCGGTAAATGTTTCGAATAAAACCCGCCGTTAGACTGAAAGACCTTTGTGAGCCGGGTAAACTCGGCGAAAGCGTAACTACCTTTTACGTTCGCCGGTTTGCCGCACAAGCTCGATGCAAGTTTATTTACGGACACCTGCACGCTCATTCGCGTTCAGATTTCGCGCCGCCTGCATCAACGGCCTCCTCCCGGGACACGTCCGACACGGTACTGCAGTTTGTACGTCAacttcctttttcttctctctctctcttttttttttttaatgccacGCGCGGAAGGTAAATAACGCCACCCACTcgtgataaaaaaagagaaatgacAAACTGGCTGCGAAAGAGaagtgaatattaaatttgcatccATACGTCCCGACTAGATTTACCGTGCCCGGCTAATTAAATCGGCGACGAATCTCGCCAGGTACACTCGCCCGCTTTCATCCGGCGACTTTTCGACGTTCTCTGACGCGCCTGACACG is part of the Monomorium pharaonis isolate MP-MQ-018 chromosome 2, ASM1337386v2, whole genome shotgun sequence genome and encodes:
- the LOC105831684 gene encoding leucine-rich repeat-containing protein 15 isoform X1 produces the protein MSVQVSVNKLASSLCGKPANVKGQLQSGRSSYGMASRGPSSLSTLPIAIAMAAVMTVVASGLCPARCRCDDESLRVSCAYAGLEVVPIQLNPEIRHLDLSNNRVTNVHLSFGFYGNLESLDLSSNALHTLGLANFAMQQNLLALNISNNVIHTLARTTLDGLTSLKELNLAGNDISEISKQAFKSTSELEMLNLSNNSLTSLSGELLKNLHKIRTLILNKNALLDVPTSNLALAPSLERVDLSDNLILELDRDSLPSLPSLVSLNLANNVIRYIADDAFDHLPDLLYLDLSGNNLTSVPTAALARLTVLTGLVLSENPLGSLEAVAFRNLFELRNLELNDCTISNVNARAFADNVNLERISMDGNRELRVLPARVLYGARYLKWVSLRRCSLATLQPTQFPVDGLSHLRVGGNPLVCNCSVHWLWNVIRAEERRNETRLELDIHDIVCNDEEFRGRELIALTEGSLRCRLSPLYLSLSAIGCFLAAAAVLTLIARLTRAKRKRRSLAYAAPNRPEFLVYVGRGDNGLDKGAESYSRRLLARNNEDISYDSPRGKVAAALAAAAAATTATTTTDYSPQSRETNIYETPRYARPGRRDAVEPTSQDKQLPAEEGVYAVADVTDLRDEPPEVLSLYRARGPPAGRSGNALHRRLDYGYNYEYDYDYEPTAPSSPPPSPPPPPLPPLSEKPHVVFV
- the LOC105831684 gene encoding protein artichoke isoform X2; protein product: MASRGPSSLSTLPIAIAMAAVMTVVASGLCPARCRCDDESLRVSCAYAGLEVVPIQLNPEIRHLDLSNNRVTNVHLSFGFYGNLESLDLSSNALHTLGLANFAMQQNLLALNISNNVIHTLARTTLDGLTSLKELNLAGNDISEISKQAFKSTSELEMLNLSNNSLTSLSGELLKNLHKIRTLILNKNALLDVPTSNLALAPSLERVDLSDNLILELDRDSLPSLPSLVSLNLANNVIRYIADDAFDHLPDLLYLDLSGNNLTSVPTAALARLTVLTGLVLSENPLGSLEAVAFRNLFELRNLELNDCTISNVNARAFADNVNLERISMDGNRELRVLPARVLYGARYLKWVSLRRCSLATLQPTQFPVDGLSHLRVGGNPLVCNCSVHWLWNVIRAEERRNETRLELDIHDIVCNDEEFRGRELIALTEGSLRCRLSPLYLSLSAIGCFLAAAAVLTLIARLTRAKRKRRSLAYAAPNRPEFLVYVGRGDNGLDKGAESYSRRLLARNNEDISYDSPRGKVAAALAAAAAATTATTTTDYSPQSRETNIYETPRYARPGRRDAVEPTSQDKQLPAEEGVYAVADVTDLRDEPPEVLSLYRARGPPAGRSGNALHRRLDYGYNYEYDYDYEPTAPSSPPPSPPPPPLPPLSEKPHVVFV